One genomic region from Conexibacter woesei Iso977N encodes:
- a CDS encoding MarR family winged helix-turn-helix transcriptional regulator has translation MPAEHLLAGFGLRPRHHIALTILRDVGETGQAELALILQIDRTNLVGLLNELEEQGLIERRRSAEDRRRHTVAMTAKGRRHLARVEFALLAIESEVLSGLDEAERRQLHDLLQRAVGGCTGNHRDC, from the coding sequence GTGCCGGCCGAGCACCTGCTCGCCGGCTTCGGGCTGCGCCCGCGCCACCACATCGCGCTGACGATCCTGCGCGACGTCGGCGAGACCGGGCAGGCCGAGCTCGCGCTGATCCTGCAGATCGACCGGACCAACCTGGTGGGGTTGCTCAACGAGCTCGAGGAGCAGGGGCTGATCGAGCGCCGCCGGTCGGCGGAGGACCGGCGCCGCCACACGGTCGCCATGACCGCCAAGGGCCGGCGTCACCTCGCCAGGGTCGAGTTCGCGCTGCTGGCGATCGAGTCCGAGGTGCTGTCCGGGCTCGACGAGGCCGAGCGCCGCCAGCTCCACGACCTGCTGCAGCGCGCCGTCGGCGGCTGCACGGGCAACCACCGCGACTGCTGA
- a CDS encoding FMN-dependent NADH-azoreductase — MPHLLHIDSSFQTDASVTRGLTARARERWLAAHPEGTVTYRDLGAEPIPHIDTASGLARMVPADVHTPEQAASWALTVALIDEVKAADTIILGLPLYNFGPPSSIKAWVDHLIAPGLSVNHDTHEGLLAGRDLIVLASRGGGYGAGTPREGWDHAEPWLPHGLSLTGLEPRFITAELQLAPVTPAMRDLIPMAEESLAAAQRAVDALWVPAEATA, encoded by the coding sequence ATGCCCCACCTGCTCCACATCGACTCGAGCTTCCAGACCGACGCGTCCGTCACCCGCGGCCTGACCGCCCGCGCCCGCGAGCGCTGGCTCGCCGCCCACCCCGAGGGGACCGTGACCTATCGGGACCTCGGCGCGGAGCCGATCCCGCACATCGACACGGCCTCCGGCCTGGCCCGGATGGTCCCGGCCGACGTCCACACGCCCGAGCAGGCCGCGTCGTGGGCGCTGACCGTCGCGCTGATCGACGAGGTCAAGGCCGCCGACACCATCATCTTGGGCCTGCCGCTCTACAACTTCGGGCCGCCGAGCAGCATCAAGGCGTGGGTCGACCACCTGATCGCGCCCGGGCTCAGCGTCAACCACGACACGCATGAAGGCCTGCTCGCCGGCCGCGACCTGATCGTCCTCGCCTCCCGCGGCGGCGGCTACGGCGCGGGCACGCCGCGCGAGGGCTGGGACCACGCCGAGCCGTGGCTGCCGCACGGCCTGTCGCTGACCGGCCTGGAGCCGCGCTTCATCACCGCCGAGCTCCAGCTCGCCCCGGTCACGCCCGCGATGAGGGACCTGATCCCGATGGCCGAGGAGTCGCTGGCCGCCGCGCAGCGCGCCGTCGATGCCCTCTGGGTCCCGGCGGAGGCGACGGCCTAG
- a CDS encoding class I SAM-dependent methyltransferase: protein MGDVREAPAGDFDYEAHGRGYAVRRQPDPRIAAQMHAALGDARTVLNVGAGAGSYEPEDRHVVAVEPSAQMRAQRPLHLAPAIDAAAERLPFDDDSFDAAMASQTIHQWTDLDAGLAELRRVTRGPIVIFTFDGPALRDFWMNEYVPEVVDTECSRFPTISHVVDVLGGAGRVEVQDVPVAIDCVDGFGEAYYARPEAFLQDDVRQAQSGWVKTDQAAVLRGVERLAADLESGAWDAKHGALRSQPERVGALRLIVAR from the coding sequence ATGGGAGACGTGCGTGAGGCGCCGGCCGGGGACTTCGACTACGAGGCGCATGGGCGTGGGTATGCGGTGCGGCGGCAGCCGGATCCGCGGATCGCGGCGCAGATGCACGCCGCGCTCGGCGACGCCCGGACGGTCCTGAACGTCGGCGCGGGGGCGGGGTCCTACGAGCCGGAGGACCGGCATGTCGTGGCGGTCGAGCCGTCGGCGCAGATGCGGGCGCAGCGACCCCTACATCTCGCTCCGGCGATCGACGCGGCCGCCGAGCGGCTGCCGTTCGACGACGACAGCTTCGACGCCGCGATGGCGTCCCAGACGATCCACCAGTGGACCGACCTCGACGCCGGGCTGGCCGAGCTGCGGCGCGTCACCCGCGGGCCGATCGTGATCTTCACGTTCGACGGCCCGGCGCTGCGCGACTTCTGGATGAACGAGTACGTCCCCGAGGTCGTGGACACCGAGTGCTCACGCTTCCCCACGATCTCGCATGTGGTTGATGTCCTTGGTGGCGCCGGCCGCGTCGAGGTCCAGGACGTCCCGGTCGCGATCGACTGCGTCGACGGCTTCGGCGAGGCCTACTACGCGCGGCCCGAGGCGTTCCTCCAGGACGACGTCCGCCAGGCGCAGTCCGGGTGGGTCAAGACCGACCAGGCCGCGGTGCTGCGCGGGGTCGAGCGGCTCGCCGCCGACCTGGAGTCCGGCGCGTGGGACGCCAAGCACGGCGCGCTGCGCTCCCAGCCGGAGCGCGTCGGCGCGCTGCGGCTGATCGTCGCGCGCTAG
- a CDS encoding FAD-dependent oxidoreductase, producing the protein MDRRFEALDAAALRAIEPELADGLIAGTGFPAHPAAATRALAAAARAAGARIEEGVRAIPVVEDGRCAGVRIGDDDGELLAAGAVLVAAGPWSAALTGGAVPVSALWGVTVQVALPDDRVVRHRIEDWDDPSDAGFEATPLADVTVLGASRTVEEPDEAATAAALRTRAARFLPVIAEARLVATRTCARPVTPDGLPVIGPVPGVQGLHVASGHGPYGISLGPASGRLAADVALDRATPPPAFAPARFA; encoded by the coding sequence TTGGACCGCCGATTCGAGGCGCTGGACGCCGCCGCGCTGCGGGCGATCGAGCCCGAGCTGGCCGACGGGCTGATCGCCGGGACCGGCTTCCCGGCGCACCCGGCCGCCGCGACGCGGGCGCTGGCCGCGGCGGCGCGTGCGGCGGGCGCGCGGATCGAGGAGGGCGTCCGGGCGATCCCGGTGGTCGAGGACGGCCGCTGCGCCGGGGTCCGGATCGGCGACGACGACGGCGAGCTGCTCGCCGCGGGCGCGGTGCTCGTCGCGGCGGGGCCGTGGTCGGCGGCGCTGACGGGCGGCGCGGTGCCGGTGTCGGCGCTGTGGGGCGTGACCGTCCAGGTGGCGCTGCCGGACGACCGAGTTGTACGCCATCGCATCGAGGACTGGGACGACCCGTCCGACGCCGGCTTCGAGGCGACGCCGCTGGCCGACGTCACGGTGCTCGGCGCCTCGCGCACCGTCGAGGAGCCCGACGAGGCGGCGACCGCCGCGGCGCTCCGGACCCGAGCGGCACGCTTCCTGCCGGTCATCGCGGAGGCGCGCCTCGTCGCCACCCGCACCTGCGCCCGGCCCGTGACGCCCGACGGGCTGCCGGTGATCGGGCCGGTCCCGGGTGTGCAAGGCCTTCATGTCGCCTCCGGCCACGGGCCGTACGGGATCTCGCTCGGCCCCGCCTCCGGCCGCCTCGCCGCCGACGTCGCGCTCGACCGCGCCACGCCGCCGCCGGCCTTCGCGCCCGCGCGCTTCGCCTAG
- a CDS encoding NAD-dependent epimerase/dehydratase family protein has translation MKVAVIGATGNVGTAVLRALERDARVRQVVGIARRLPSSDVLAAAPKARFASVDIGRADHEQALERALAGADAVIHLAWLIQPSRRPEVMEAVNVGGSRRVFAAALAAGVGTIVHASSVGAYSPGPKDRAVDESWPTGGIDSSTYSRHKAQVERILDEVEAAHPHVRVVRLRPGLIFQRDAASEIRRYFIGPLLPGALVRPSRIPVVPRTDRLTFQAVHADDVAEAYRLVTAERDVRGAFNIAADPVLDADALARVLHARAVPVGARFLRAAADLTWRARLQPADAGWIDMARGVPVMDTTRARTELGWTPQRSAGDALLELLKGLSEGDGGATPPLLPEAVAGRGRAGG, from the coding sequence ATGAAGGTCGCCGTCATCGGAGCCACAGGCAACGTCGGAACCGCCGTGCTGCGCGCGCTGGAGCGCGACGCACGCGTGCGGCAGGTCGTCGGGATCGCGCGGCGTCTGCCGTCCAGCGACGTGCTCGCCGCGGCGCCGAAGGCGCGCTTCGCCTCGGTCGACATCGGGCGCGCCGACCACGAGCAGGCGCTCGAGCGCGCGCTGGCGGGCGCCGACGCGGTCATCCACCTCGCGTGGCTGATCCAGCCGTCGCGCCGGCCGGAGGTGATGGAGGCCGTCAACGTCGGCGGCTCGCGGCGCGTGTTCGCGGCGGCACTCGCCGCGGGTGTGGGGACGATCGTGCATGCCTCGTCGGTCGGCGCCTACTCGCCCGGGCCCAAGGACCGCGCGGTCGACGAGTCGTGGCCGACCGGCGGGATCGACTCCTCCACCTACTCCAGGCACAAGGCGCAGGTCGAGCGGATCCTCGACGAGGTCGAGGCCGCGCACCCGCACGTGCGCGTCGTCCGGCTGCGCCCCGGGCTGATCTTCCAGCGCGACGCGGCGTCGGAGATCCGGCGCTACTTCATCGGGCCGCTGCTGCCGGGCGCGCTGGTGCGGCCGTCGCGGATCCCGGTCGTCCCGCGCACCGACCGCCTGACGTTCCAGGCCGTGCACGCCGACGACGTCGCCGAGGCCTACCGGCTGGTGACCGCCGAGCGCGACGTGCGCGGGGCGTTCAACATCGCCGCCGACCCGGTCCTCGACGCCGACGCGCTCGCGCGCGTCCTGCACGCCCGGGCGGTCCCGGTCGGCGCGCGCTTCCTGCGCGCCGCGGCCGACCTGACCTGGCGCGCGCGGCTGCAGCCCGCCGACGCGGGCTGGATCGACATGGCCCGCGGCGTGCCGGTCATGGACACGACGCGCGCCCGGACCGAGCTGGGCTGGACGCCGCAGAGGTCGGCCGGCGACGCGCTCCTCGAGTTGTTGAAGGGGTTGAGCGAGGGCGACGGCGGCGCGACGCCGCCGCTGCTGCCCGAGGCCGTCGCCGGCCGCGGCCGCGCGGGCGGCTAG
- a CDS encoding histidine phosphatase family protein: MTATFMMVDVPEPAPDDAMPGMVQLLAVRHGETTLNAAGRLTGQLDPPLTARGREQGAALAPLLATGGFDVVVHSGTLRTAQTLAAAGVPEPWRVDARFLERSFGALEGEPAARWTGAADVHAAPPGEGETYAALAARVAAALGDLAVDLGGSGRVLLCAHSGVLRVLRALSGEARDAAAFLDGAAANGAVLHMAYDNAPAVPAFLTAPAS; encoded by the coding sequence ATGACGGCGACCTTCATGATGGTGGACGTGCCCGAGCCCGCGCCGGATGATGCAATGCCCGGCATGGTGCAGCTGCTCGCCGTCCGCCATGGGGAGACGACGCTGAACGCCGCCGGGCGGCTGACCGGCCAGCTGGACCCGCCGCTGACCGCGCGCGGGCGCGAGCAGGGCGCCGCGCTGGCGCCGCTGCTGGCGACGGGAGGGTTCGACGTGGTCGTGCACTCGGGGACGCTGCGGACCGCGCAGACGCTCGCGGCCGCGGGCGTGCCGGAGCCGTGGCGGGTCGACGCGCGCTTCCTGGAGCGGTCGTTCGGCGCGCTGGAGGGCGAGCCGGCCGCGCGCTGGACCGGGGCGGCCGACGTCCACGCCGCGCCGCCTGGAGAAGGGGAAACCTACGCCGCGCTGGCCGCGCGTGTGGCCGCCGCGCTCGGCGACCTCGCCGTCGATCTCGGCGGCAGCGGCCGCGTGCTGCTCTGCGCCCACTCCGGCGTCCTCCGCGTGCTGCGCGCGCTCTCCGGCGAGGCGCGCGACGCCGCGGCGTTCCTGGACGGCGCCGCCGCCAACGGCGCGGTCCTCCATATGGCCTATGACAACGCCCCGGCCGTCCCGGCGTTCCTGACGGCGCCTGCCAGCTGA
- a CDS encoding glucosyl-3-phosphoglycerate synthase, with the protein MRRPDAVVVIPARDEARRIGACLRALAAQRLPEGVAFTTILVLDRCADDTADVARASRLEDLVVVEAPPPGGVGCARRFGMERAAALLADDGLIACTDADTEPAPDWLATQLALVAAGAEAVGGVIELAEHDLDGLPPEALERREARAAERFARVRTADPSAEHHFFSGASMAVTAGVYRAVGGLEPRSALEDEAFERRLVTSGVRIARSAAVRVRTSARTTGRAPRGLARDLELGGWLARNRFEGKDYTLARALAARRASDTTISVVIPARECGATVGGVVRMTCGLALDAGLVDEVVVIDGNSRDDTRACAAAAGARVVEQDALLPEHGPALGKGDAMWRALAATTGDVVAFLDADTADPDPVHLLGILGPLLEDQALQFVKGTFARPFLDGDGALRDHEGGRVTELMARPLLNLHVPQLAGFEQPLAGEFAARRALLEALPFPAGYGVEIALLIDALRAAGLGALAESRLGTRQNAHQPLRELGAMAYAVLCAVEARIGDGRAVGAGLVQPWAGGAVRDVPLVERPPLAQLAGAVRNAGTAGALS; encoded by the coding sequence ATGAGACGGCCCGACGCGGTCGTCGTGATCCCGGCGCGCGACGAGGCGCGGCGGATCGGCGCGTGCCTGCGTGCACTCGCCGCCCAGCGGCTGCCGGAGGGCGTCGCGTTCACCACCATCCTGGTCCTGGACCGCTGCGCCGACGACACCGCGGACGTCGCCCGGGCGAGCAGGTTGGAGGACCTGGTCGTGGTCGAGGCGCCGCCGCCGGGCGGCGTCGGCTGCGCGCGGCGCTTCGGCATGGAGCGCGCCGCGGCGCTGCTGGCCGACGACGGCCTGATCGCCTGCACCGACGCCGACACCGAGCCCGCGCCGGACTGGCTGGCGACGCAGCTCGCGCTGGTCGCCGCGGGCGCCGAGGCGGTCGGCGGCGTCATCGAGCTGGCCGAGCACGACCTCGACGGCCTGCCACCGGAGGCGCTGGAGCGGCGCGAGGCGCGCGCCGCCGAGCGGTTCGCGCGCGTCCGGACGGCCGACCCGAGCGCCGAGCACCACTTCTTCTCCGGCGCCTCGATGGCGGTGACGGCGGGCGTCTACCGAGCGGTCGGCGGGCTGGAGCCGCGCAGCGCGCTGGAGGACGAGGCGTTCGAGCGGCGGCTGGTGACGTCCGGGGTGCGGATCGCGCGCTCGGCGGCGGTGCGGGTCCGGACCTCGGCGCGCACGACCGGCCGCGCGCCGCGCGGGCTCGCGCGCGACCTGGAACTGGGCGGCTGGCTGGCGCGCAACCGCTTCGAGGGCAAGGACTACACCTTGGCGCGGGCCCTGGCCGCGCGGCGCGCGAGCGACACCACCATCTCGGTCGTGATCCCGGCGCGCGAGTGCGGCGCGACGGTCGGCGGCGTGGTCCGGATGACGTGCGGGCTGGCGCTCGACGCAGGGCTGGTCGACGAGGTCGTGGTCATCGACGGCAACTCGCGCGACGACACGCGCGCGTGTGCGGCGGCCGCGGGCGCGCGCGTCGTCGAGCAGGATGCGCTGCTGCCCGAGCACGGTCCCGCGCTCGGCAAGGGCGACGCGATGTGGCGCGCGCTGGCCGCGACGACCGGCGACGTCGTCGCGTTCCTGGACGCCGACACCGCCGACCCGGACCCGGTGCACCTGCTCGGGATCCTCGGGCCGCTGCTGGAGGACCAGGCGCTGCAGTTCGTCAAGGGCACGTTCGCGCGGCCGTTCCTGGACGGCGACGGCGCGCTGCGCGACCACGAGGGCGGGCGCGTGACCGAGCTGATGGCGCGGCCGCTGCTCAACCTCCATGTGCCCCAACTCGCCGGCTTCGAGCAGCCGCTGGCCGGGGAGTTCGCGGCGCGCCGGGCGTTGTTGGAGGCGTTGCCGTTCCCGGCGGGCTACGGCGTCGAGATCGCGCTGCTGATCGACGCGCTGCGCGCGGCGGGGCTCGGCGCGCTGGCCGAGTCCCGGCTCGGCACGCGCCAGAACGCCCACCAGCCGCTGCGCGAGCTGGGCGCGATGGCCTATGCGGTGCTGTGCGCGGTCGAGGCGCGGATCGGCGACGGCCGCGCGGTCGGCGCCGGGCTCGTGCAGCCGTGGGCGGGCGGCGCGGTCCGCGACGTCCCGCTCGTCGAGCGCCCGCCGCTGGCTCAGCTGGCAGGCGCCGTCAGGAACGCCGGGACGGCCGGGGCGTTGTCATAG
- a CDS encoding NAD(P)/FAD-dependent oxidoreductase yields the protein MTYDFCVVGGGPAGHAAATAYREAGGRGTVVLLAGEGREPYRRPPLSKELLRGELEPDTLALAPEADTYNKLEITVRPGVALSLHPGERRVALDDATSITYRSCVLATGAQPVRPDLPGAHLPGVHVLRTVADALSLRNAAVPGTRVLVLGSGFIGCEAAASLRARGCAVTLLSQERAPQEARLGAPVAERLAGWLEAEGVDGRYDRELLRIERTPDGVLQATASDGATIAADVVLLAGGVAPDTALARAAGLAVDDRGLIRADAQQRTSAPGVLACGDCALTHHAIAGRPLHVEHWGDALAQGAVAGWTAAGRDAQWDVVPGFWSTIGRRSLKHAAWGDGFDTINLVDHGDDGAFTAWYGDATGRCVGVLTHDFDPDYEAGRRMIEQGAARP from the coding sequence ATGACCTACGACTTCTGCGTCGTGGGCGGCGGGCCCGCGGGCCACGCCGCCGCGACCGCCTACCGCGAGGCCGGCGGGCGCGGCACCGTCGTGCTGCTGGCCGGCGAAGGCCGCGAGCCCTACCGCCGCCCGCCGCTGTCCAAGGAGCTGCTGCGCGGCGAGCTGGAGCCCGACACGCTGGCGCTCGCGCCGGAGGCCGACACGTACAACAAGCTGGAGATCACCGTCCGCCCCGGCGTCGCGCTCTCGCTGCATCCGGGCGAGCGGCGCGTCGCGCTCGACGACGCGACGAGCATCACCTACAGGTCGTGCGTGCTGGCCACCGGCGCCCAGCCGGTCCGGCCCGACCTGCCCGGCGCGCACCTCCCGGGCGTCCACGTGCTGCGCACGGTCGCCGACGCGCTCTCGCTGCGCAACGCGGCCGTCCCGGGCACGCGCGTGCTCGTGCTCGGCTCCGGCTTCATCGGCTGCGAGGCCGCGGCGAGCCTGCGCGCCCGCGGCTGCGCGGTCACGCTGCTCAGCCAGGAGCGTGCGCCGCAGGAGGCGCGGCTCGGCGCGCCGGTCGCCGAGCGGCTCGCCGGATGGCTGGAGGCCGAGGGCGTCGACGGGCGCTACGACCGCGAGCTGCTGCGCATCGAGCGCACACCGGACGGTGTCCTACAAGCCACCGCGTCCGACGGCGCGACGATCGCGGCCGACGTCGTCCTGCTGGCGGGCGGCGTCGCGCCCGACACCGCGCTGGCCCGCGCCGCCGGGCTGGCGGTCGACGACCGCGGGCTGATCCGCGCCGACGCCCAGCAGCGCACCAGCGCCCCCGGCGTCCTGGCCTGCGGCGACTGCGCGCTGACCCACCACGCGATCGCCGGCCGGCCCCTTCATGTCGAGCACTGGGGCGACGCGCTGGCCCAGGGCGCGGTCGCCGGCTGGACCGCCGCGGGCCGCGACGCGCAGTGGGACGTCGTCCCCGGGTTCTGGTCGACGATCGGGCGGCGGAGTCTCAAGCACGCCGCCTGGGGTGACGGTTTCGACACCATCAACTTGGTCGACCACGGCGACGACGGCGCGTTCACCGCCTGGTACGGCGACGCGACGGGGCGCTGCGTCGGCGTGTTGACCCACGACTTCGACCCCGACTACGAGGCCGGCCGCCGGATGATCGAGCAGGGAGCGGCACGCCCATGA
- a CDS encoding methyltransferase domain-containing protein, whose product MSFEARYREAADPWHTLASEYEHDKRERTLAACGPGPFGAVVDLGAGLGLLSEALAPRCEHLVAIEGASTAARAATTRLRAFPHAEVIAGAIPDVLPDGRFDLVVASEILYYLDDRALAATLRWTARHLSPGGRVVAVHWSGSAHDLARPALAVSTQLAATPGLRVVEAEHDAGYRLDVLERSA is encoded by the coding sequence ATGAGCTTCGAGGCGCGCTACCGGGAGGCCGCCGACCCGTGGCACACGCTGGCCTCCGAGTACGAGCACGACAAGCGCGAGCGCACGCTCGCGGCCTGCGGGCCGGGGCCGTTCGGCGCGGTCGTCGACCTCGGCGCCGGGCTCGGCCTGCTGAGCGAGGCGCTGGCGCCGCGCTGCGAGCACCTGGTCGCGATCGAGGGCGCGAGCACCGCCGCGCGGGCGGCGACGACGCGGCTGCGCGCGTTCCCGCACGCCGAGGTGATTGCGGGCGCGATCCCGGACGTCCTGCCCGACGGGCGCTTCGACCTCGTCGTGGCGAGCGAGATCCTGTACTACCTCGACGACCGTGCGCTGGCCGCGACGCTGCGCTGGACCGCGCGCCACCTGTCCCCCGGCGGCCGCGTCGTCGCCGTGCACTGGTCGGGCTCGGCGCACGACCTCGCGCGCCCGGCGCTGGCGGTCTCGACGCAGCTGGCGGCGACGCCGGGCCTGCGCGTCGTGGAGGCCGAGCACGACGCCGGCTACCGGCTCGACGTCCTGGAGCGTTCGGCATGA
- a CDS encoding acyl-CoA dehydrogenase family protein: MTATGSAPPPLLAALDAVADGAAARDHDARGCFPTEAVVALERAGAFVPPPQGAYADELALLRTVARADLGVARILDGHLNAIERLRVHAAPDLREQELAAIEAGMLRAGVWGADPVPGTGEGAPAVTDGHVIRGVKTFCSGAGGVDRALVLVRHQDDGDGPPSAAWVDLSDSARVHVDRDWFRGGGMRSSASHRVVFDDAPVLALLGGPGALTQQPWFARDAVRTAATWAGAADAAADDALAQIAARPESELSSLAAGEIMLLRRTIDLWLAEGARVLGADPAPADAEASRVAAQLRAALAAAIRALLDTAERALGSRPAATGAPLDRAARDLRLFLLQHRLDPILARDGAAALAARRRGA, translated from the coding sequence GTGACCGCGACCGGCTCGGCCCCGCCGCCGCTGCTGGCGGCGCTCGACGCGGTCGCCGACGGCGCCGCCGCCCGCGACCACGACGCGCGCGGCTGCTTCCCGACCGAGGCGGTCGTCGCGCTGGAGCGCGCGGGCGCGTTCGTGCCGCCGCCGCAGGGCGCCTACGCCGACGAGCTGGCGCTGCTGCGCACGGTCGCGCGCGCCGACCTCGGCGTCGCGCGGATCCTCGACGGCCACCTCAACGCGATCGAGCGCCTGCGCGTGCACGCGGCGCCGGACCTGCGCGAGCAGGAGCTGGCGGCGATCGAGGCGGGCATGCTGCGCGCCGGCGTCTGGGGCGCCGACCCGGTCCCGGGCACCGGCGAGGGCGCGCCGGCGGTCACCGACGGCCACGTGATCCGCGGCGTCAAGACGTTCTGCTCGGGTGCGGGCGGCGTGGACCGCGCGCTGGTCCTGGTGCGCCACCAAGATGATGGGGATGGTCCGCCGAGCGCCGCGTGGGTCGACCTGAGCGACAGCGCCCGCGTGCACGTCGACCGCGACTGGTTCCGCGGCGGCGGCATGCGCTCGTCGGCCAGCCACCGCGTCGTCTTCGACGACGCGCCGGTGCTCGCGCTGCTCGGTGGGCCGGGCGCGCTGACCCAGCAGCCGTGGTTCGCGCGCGACGCGGTCCGGACCGCCGCGACCTGGGCGGGCGCCGCCGACGCGGCGGCCGACGACGCGCTCGCGCAGATCGCCGCGCGCCCGGAGAGCGAGCTCTCGTCCTTGGCGGCGGGCGAGATCATGCTCTTGCGCCGGACGATCGACCTGTGGCTGGCCGAGGGTGCGCGCGTGCTCGGCGCCGACCCGGCGCCCGCGGATGCCGAGGCGTCGCGCGTCGCCGCGCAGCTGCGCGCCGCGCTGGCCGCCGCGATCCGGGCGCTGCTCGACACCGCCGAGCGCGCGCTCGGCTCGCGGCCCGCCGCGACCGGCGCGCCGCTGGACCGTGCGGCCCGCGACCTGCGGCTGTTCCTGCTCCAGCATCGCCTCGACCCGATCCTCGCCCGCGACGGCGCCGCGGCACTGGCCGCGAGGCGGCGCGGCGCATGA
- a CDS encoding polysaccharide deacetylase family protein encodes MSDGRIALTFDDGPDPLWTPQVLDALAEADARATFFVLAPRAAAEAALIARMQAEGHGVQLHAYAHIRHTKLTEETGAEDTDRALSMLSSLSVEPELWRTPWGVTADWTEDVAAARGLELVRWTADTHDWRGDSATAMLAAIDDEVADGAIVLAHDALGPGATRSGCAETVALVAPLVALARDRGLEPVTLCAGCPEAVCP; translated from the coding sequence TTGAGCGACGGACGGATCGCGCTGACCTTCGACGATGGCCCCGACCCGCTCTGGACGCCGCAGGTGCTCGACGCGCTCGCCGAGGCCGACGCGCGCGCGACGTTCTTCGTGCTCGCGCCGAGGGCGGCCGCGGAGGCGGCGCTGATCGCCCGCATGCAGGCGGAGGGCCATGGCGTGCAGCTGCACGCCTACGCGCACATCCGCCACACGAAGCTCACCGAGGAGACCGGCGCCGAGGACACCGACCGCGCGCTGAGCATGTTGTCGTCCTTGAGCGTCGAGCCGGAGCTGTGGCGCACGCCGTGGGGCGTGACCGCCGACTGGACCGAGGACGTCGCGGCCGCGCGCGGGCTGGAGCTCGTGCGCTGGACGGCCGACACGCACGACTGGCGCGGCGACAGCGCGACGGCGATGCTCGCGGCGATCGACGACGAGGTCGCCGACGGCGCGATCGTGCTCGCCCACGACGCGCTCGGCCCGGGCGCGACGCGCAGCGGCTGCGCCGAGACCGTCGCGCTGGTCGCGCCGCTCGTCGCGCTGGCGCGCGACCGCGGGCTGGAGCCCGTGACGCTCTGCGCCGGCTGCCCGGAGGCGGTCTGCCCGTGA
- a CDS encoding DUF421 domain-containing protein — MDLVLRAVFVYLLILVVTRAVGRRELSKLGPADLILLVVIGDMVQQGVTQSDNSITGTTIVIATLAVLTVSGGWLSFRFRRLRPLLEGDPIVLIADGVIQERALRRQRISDSELAAEARQSSIGSLDEVRYAILESSGNISFISKEKAA, encoded by the coding sequence ATGGACCTCGTCCTCCGCGCCGTCTTCGTCTACCTGCTGATCCTCGTCGTCACGCGCGCGGTCGGCCGCCGCGAGCTGAGCAAGCTCGGCCCGGCCGACCTGATCCTGCTCGTCGTGATCGGCGACATGGTCCAGCAGGGCGTCACGCAGTCCGACAACTCGATCACCGGCACGACGATCGTGATCGCCACGCTCGCGGTCCTGACCGTCTCCGGCGGCTGGCTGAGCTTCCGCTTCCGCCGCCTGCGCCCGCTGCTGGAGGGCGACCCCATCGTGTTGATCGCCGACGGCGTGATCCAGGAGCGCGCGCTGCGCCGCCAGCGCATCAGCGACTCCGAGCTGGCCGCCGAGGCGCGCCAGTCCTCGATCGGCTCGCTCGACGAGGTCCGCTACGCGATCCTCGAGAGCAGCGGCAACATCAGCTTCATCAGCAAGGAGAAGGCCGCATGA
- a CDS encoding HAD family hydrolase, with amino-acid sequence MTTKPGIIFDIDGTLCDSNYQHAFAWYQAFRQHDVQLPIWELHRHIGMGGDQFVAAVAGDRVEEEIGDEVRTAHDVIYLTMIQSVGIFDGARGLLEDLKGDGFRVVLASSAKQREVDHYLDLLDGRDLADDWTTSDDVEQTKPEPDLVLAAKEKLGEGDAVMVGDTPWDVEAARRSDVPTIAVLTGGFSEAELRDAGAVAVFRSIAELRERGTQLFLLD; translated from the coding sequence ATGACCACCAAGCCCGGGATCATCTTCGACATCGACGGAACGCTCTGCGATTCCAACTACCAACACGCGTTCGCGTGGTACCAGGCGTTCCGCCAACATGATGTGCAACTCCCGATCTGGGAGCTGCACCGCCACATCGGGATGGGCGGCGACCAGTTCGTGGCCGCGGTCGCGGGCGACAGGGTGGAGGAGGAGATCGGCGACGAGGTGCGCACCGCCCACGACGTGATCTACCTGACGATGATCCAGTCGGTCGGCATCTTCGACGGCGCGCGTGGGTTGTTGGAGGACTTGAAGGGCGACGGCTTCAGGGTCGTGCTCGCGTCCTCGGCCAAGCAGCGCGAGGTCGACCACTACCTCGACCTGCTCGACGGCCGCGACCTGGCCGACGACTGGACGACCTCCGACGACGTCGAGCAGACCAAGCCCGAGCCGGACCTCGTGCTCGCGGCCAAGGAGAAGCTCGGCGAGGGCGACGCGGTGATGGTCGGCGACACGCCGTGGGACGTCGAGGCCGCGAGGCGCTCGGACGTCCCGACGATCGCGGTCCTGACCGGCGGCTTCTCGGAGGCCGAGCTGCGCGACGCGGGCGCCGTCGCGGTCTTCCGCTCGATCGCCGAGCTGCGCGAGCGGGGAACGCAGCTATTCCTACTGGATTAG